In Paraburkholderia flava, one genomic interval encodes:
- a CDS encoding alkaline phosphatase family protein: MSVTSIKRTPLLLTSIAAACVLTACGGNSNKPPASTSPIASNAQTFTGVVAAAGFVPGSTTGDPILQAGYYAGATVCVDANGNGQCDSSEASTTTDSKGHFTLQSTATGQLIADVSTKAINTAISAAPTSHLILRASAAQIADQGATAVVISPMSSEVQRLVEANGTNYATEKANLVSRLSTPALGASSVSVPAADVLRDVNQLSGAEQQAVLFEDNQLANRYTYATTKFDRGDMFPDNLAVPGGDPALVGASGVSAATVVTPSQAQTRITFAQAQQAAFNVEGIPRYDNVFIIMLENHSVAPVPNTPGILGSSNAPFINQFLSANNQFTTYYSTGNPSEPNYVALSSGDDWGIVDDSWWGCGSPTPTDSAFAGGIASDGQPLVATGALPPQDGHHLPDFGSASCAVGASASHNILQQPTIFNLLSQAGMTWRTYNESINPGQDPRTDGIADAAVSDIYKGPGGNGTAFPVPDGLFKTEHHPGLVSQKTRDLPEFNADTRTIFGTQYTAADWAKSSAYPVPAGFNSDQFSTDLASGDVGSLNFIIPDRCDDMHGAGSDPSCASGSTQIVQRGDDYVRQVVTQIEASPLWANKQRKMAIVVMFDEGEGSSTSCCGWNPVTTNVNQAPLTFANGKFTPTTTVLYSGGNHGHGNSIFGVATNQANPNVVDSDEYSHFSMVRTLQDMFQIADPVQPQTYLGRAKYTESMIASNILNLPELAGSADTHLDSVRPMNHAYITPASYTQKLNPVDVTGTSLASRAAGPDASQANIWALAK, encoded by the coding sequence ATGTCGGTTACTTCTATAAAACGTACGCCGCTTCTTCTGACGTCGATCGCGGCAGCCTGTGTGCTGACAGCCTGCGGTGGCAATTCAAACAAGCCACCTGCATCGACCTCCCCAATTGCAAGCAACGCACAGACATTTACAGGCGTCGTTGCTGCCGCGGGTTTCGTGCCCGGCAGCACGACAGGTGATCCAATCCTTCAGGCAGGCTACTACGCCGGCGCGACTGTATGCGTCGACGCAAACGGCAACGGCCAGTGCGACAGTTCGGAGGCCAGCACGACGACCGACAGCAAAGGCCACTTCACGCTGCAATCCACTGCGACCGGCCAGTTGATCGCGGACGTGAGCACCAAGGCCATCAACACGGCGATCAGCGCAGCGCCAACGAGCCACCTGATTCTGCGTGCGTCGGCTGCGCAGATAGCCGATCAAGGCGCAACGGCCGTTGTGATCAGCCCGATGTCGAGCGAGGTGCAGCGTCTCGTCGAAGCGAACGGCACGAACTACGCGACCGAAAAGGCGAACCTGGTCTCGCGTCTGAGCACGCCCGCCCTGGGTGCATCGTCGGTATCGGTGCCGGCTGCGGACGTCCTCCGCGATGTGAACCAGCTCTCGGGCGCGGAACAGCAGGCCGTGCTCTTCGAAGACAACCAGCTCGCGAACCGCTACACCTACGCGACGACCAAGTTCGACCGCGGCGACATGTTCCCTGACAACCTGGCGGTGCCGGGTGGCGACCCGGCGCTGGTCGGTGCATCCGGCGTGAGCGCCGCTACCGTCGTCACGCCGTCGCAGGCGCAGACGCGCATCACGTTCGCGCAGGCCCAACAGGCGGCGTTCAATGTCGAAGGCATTCCGCGCTACGACAACGTCTTCATCATCATGCTCGAGAACCACAGCGTGGCTCCGGTTCCAAACACGCCAGGGATTCTCGGTTCATCCAATGCCCCGTTCATTAACCAGTTCCTGAGCGCCAACAATCAGTTCACCACCTACTATTCGACGGGCAATCCGAGCGAGCCGAACTATGTGGCGCTCAGCAGTGGGGACGATTGGGGGATCGTGGACGACAGCTGGTGGGGCTGCGGCTCACCGACACCCACGGATTCAGCATTCGCCGGCGGCATAGCCTCGGACGGCCAACCGCTCGTCGCGACCGGGGCGTTGCCGCCGCAAGACGGTCATCATCTGCCGGACTTTGGCAGTGCATCCTGTGCAGTTGGCGCCAGTGCTTCCCACAACATTCTCCAGCAGCCGACAATCTTTAATCTGTTGTCGCAGGCGGGCATGACGTGGCGCACCTATAACGAATCGATCAACCCAGGTCAGGATCCGCGCACGGATGGCATCGCGGACGCTGCCGTGTCGGACATTTACAAGGGCCCGGGTGGCAACGGAACCGCTTTTCCGGTTCCGGACGGACTCTTTAAAACGGAACATCATCCGGGCCTGGTTTCTCAAAAGACCCGCGACCTGCCTGAGTTCAACGCCGACACACGCACCATCTTCGGCACGCAGTACACCGCTGCCGACTGGGCGAAGTCGTCGGCCTACCCGGTTCCGGCCGGCTTCAACAGTGACCAGTTCAGCACCGATCTCGCGTCGGGCGATGTGGGCAGTCTGAATTTCATCATCCCCGACCGATGCGACGACATGCACGGCGCGGGTTCTGATCCGTCCTGCGCTAGCGGCAGCACGCAGATCGTTCAGCGAGGTGACGATTACGTGCGTCAGGTGGTTACACAAATCGAGGCATCGCCGCTTTGGGCCAACAAGCAACGCAAGATGGCCATTGTCGTGATGTTCGACGAAGGGGAAGGGAGTTCGACGTCGTGCTGTGGCTGGAATCCCGTGACCACGAACGTCAACCAGGCGCCGCTGACGTTTGCGAACGGCAAGTTCACGCCGACGACGACCGTTTTGTACAGCGGGGGGAATCACGGCCACGGTAATTCGATCTTCGGTGTCGCAACGAATCAGGCGAATCCGAATGTTGTCGACAGCGACGAGTACAGCCACTTCTCGATGGTGCGTACGCTGCAGGACATGTTCCAGATTGCAGACCCGGTGCAGCCGCAAACCTATCTTGGCCGCGCGAAATACACCGAGTCGATGATCGCCAGCAACATCCTGAACCTGCCGGAGCTTGCCGGTAGTGCGGATACTCACCTCGACTCCGTGCGACCGATGAACCATGCGTACATCACGCCGGCCAGCTACACGCAGAAGCTGAACCCGGTCGATGTAACGGGGACGTCGCTGGCTTCGCGTGCTGCGGGCCCTGATGCAAGTCAGGCCAACATCTGGGCGCTTGCCAAGTAA
- a CDS encoding GntR family transcriptional regulator yields MSSHPSPFARAVPLTLTLQPLHTGTSLRDQAYTKLRQAIAEADIYGSRESIRLDERNLTEALGVSRTPIREAMTLLEQEGFVRSVPRRGVFIQRKTKREIVEMIQMWAALESMAARLATRHATDDEIAALRRMFDSFHGERRTPATQIDEYSEANIVFHQALVRLSKSQAIAHTIHNVFAHVRAIRKATISQSDRASRSIAEHMRIIEALEARDTESAERLVREHSLELAAFVDASCDFLD; encoded by the coding sequence ATGTCCTCACACCCGTCACCTTTCGCACGCGCGGTTCCGCTCACGCTGACGTTGCAGCCGTTGCACACCGGCACGTCGCTGCGCGATCAGGCGTACACGAAGCTGCGCCAGGCGATCGCGGAAGCGGACATCTACGGCTCGCGCGAATCGATCCGGCTCGACGAGCGCAATCTCACCGAGGCGCTCGGCGTGAGCCGCACGCCGATCCGCGAGGCGATGACGCTACTCGAACAGGAAGGCTTCGTGCGCAGCGTGCCGAGGCGCGGCGTGTTCATCCAACGCAAGACGAAGCGCGAGATCGTCGAGATGATCCAGATGTGGGCAGCGCTCGAAAGCATGGCCGCGCGACTCGCAACCCGCCACGCGACCGACGACGAGATCGCCGCACTGCGCCGGATGTTCGACAGCTTTCACGGCGAGCGCCGCACGCCCGCGACGCAGATCGACGAGTACTCGGAGGCGAACATCGTGTTTCACCAGGCGCTGGTGAGACTGTCGAAGTCGCAGGCCATCGCGCACACGATTCACAACGTCTTCGCGCACGTTCGCGCGATCCGCAAGGCGACGATCTCGCAAAGCGACCGCGCCTCGCGATCGATCGCCGAGCACATGCGGATCATCGAAGCGCTCGAAGCACGCGACACCGAAAGCGCGGAGCGTCTGGTCCGCGAACACTCGCTGGAACTCGCGGCGTTCGTCGACGCATCCTGCGACTTCCTCGACTAG
- the oxlT gene encoding oxalate/formate MFS antiporter: MGQPDKTAAGASTSLRQSRWMQLAIGVICMGLVANLQYAWTLFVEPMNAQHHWGLAAIQSAFSIFIVTETWLVPIEGWLVDRFGPRPVVIGGAICAGLGWVLDAYAPNLPVLYLAAVISGVGAGCVYGTCVGNALKWFPDRRGLAAGLTAAGFGAGAALTVIPIGNMIQHSGYQHAFVFFGLFQGTSILLLATLLVRPNPPAFARGIKRVVATKRDYTTGEMIRSPVFWVMYAMFVCVATGGIIATAQIGPIAKEYGFASMPVSFFAATLPLLTMTLSVNNICNGFTRPLCGAISDRIGRENTMFITFLGEGLALLGLMHFGHHPTLFIVFSGLIFLFYGDIFSNFPATCADTFGSKYAAGNAGTLYTAKGTAAMLVPVASLLSEHGGWNMVFIAAACIAIAGSVSAKFVLAPMRRQWIENSAKDSEQLAFGAAFRPAPLGSNE, translated from the coding sequence TTGGGACAGCCAGACAAAACAGCGGCCGGCGCATCGACGTCGCTCAGGCAAAGCCGCTGGATGCAGCTTGCAATCGGTGTGATCTGCATGGGCCTCGTGGCCAATCTTCAGTACGCATGGACCCTGTTCGTCGAACCGATGAACGCGCAGCATCATTGGGGCCTCGCCGCCATCCAGTCGGCGTTCTCGATTTTCATCGTTACCGAAACCTGGCTCGTGCCGATCGAAGGCTGGCTCGTCGACCGCTTCGGTCCGCGTCCGGTCGTGATCGGCGGTGCAATCTGCGCGGGACTCGGCTGGGTACTCGACGCGTATGCGCCGAACCTGCCGGTGCTCTACCTCGCTGCGGTGATCTCCGGCGTCGGCGCGGGCTGCGTGTACGGCACCTGCGTCGGTAACGCACTGAAGTGGTTTCCGGACCGGCGCGGTCTCGCGGCCGGTCTGACGGCGGCCGGCTTCGGCGCAGGCGCCGCACTCACGGTGATCCCGATCGGCAACATGATCCAGCACTCGGGCTATCAGCACGCGTTCGTGTTCTTCGGCCTCTTCCAGGGCACGTCGATTCTGCTGCTCGCCACGTTGCTGGTGCGGCCGAATCCGCCGGCGTTCGCTCGCGGCATCAAGCGTGTCGTCGCGACGAAGCGGGACTACACGACCGGCGAGATGATCCGCTCTCCGGTGTTCTGGGTGATGTACGCGATGTTCGTCTGCGTCGCGACCGGCGGCATCATCGCCACCGCGCAGATCGGACCGATCGCGAAGGAATACGGCTTCGCGTCGATGCCGGTGTCGTTCTTCGCGGCGACGCTGCCGCTGCTGACGATGACGCTGTCGGTCAATAACATCTGCAACGGCTTCACCCGTCCGCTGTGCGGCGCGATCTCGGATCGCATCGGCCGCGAGAACACGATGTTCATCACGTTCCTCGGCGAAGGACTCGCGCTGCTCGGGCTAATGCACTTCGGCCATCACCCGACGCTGTTCATCGTGTTCTCGGGGCTGATCTTTCTGTTCTACGGCGACATCTTCTCGAACTTCCCGGCGACCTGTGCCGATACCTTCGGCAGCAAGTACGCAGCGGGCAACGCCGGCACGCTGTACACGGCGAAGGGCACGGCCGCGATGCTGGTGCCGGTCGCGTCGCTGCTGTCGGAGCACGGCGGCTGGAACATGGTGTTCATCGCCGCGGCGTGCATCGCGATTGCAGGCAGCGTGTCCGCGAAATTCGTGCTCGCACCGATGCGTCGTCAGTGGATCGAGAACTCGGCGAAGGACAGCGAACAGCTGGCGTTCGGCGCCGCGTTCCGGCCTGCACCGCTGGGTTCGAACGAATGA
- a CDS encoding LysR family transcriptional regulator: protein MMDKLAGMAMFVRVVESGSFSAAAEASDVSPTMAAKHIRVIEERLGARLLHRTTRRQQLTEVGRLYYERCKQALADVALAEASASELQASPRGNVRLVAPVSFGSQVVVPVLTDYLECHPDVSVELTLDNRVPELLDEGYELGIQIGDVNDASLVARPLRPYRRILAAAPAYLATHGQPEHPEQLSAHVCLGLAYWRHHDRWHLSGPDGATCEVQVSGRFTSNQGSALRIAALHGAGIVLQPEPLLADDIAAGRLIQVLPAWSYKPTPMHLIYAQDRRPSAKLRSVIDFIVRRLGPDADEGATVWSAFDLSR from the coding sequence ATGATGGACAAGCTGGCCGGCATGGCAATGTTCGTGCGCGTGGTGGAAAGCGGCAGCTTCAGCGCGGCGGCCGAAGCGAGCGACGTCTCGCCGACGATGGCTGCGAAGCACATCAGGGTGATCGAAGAGAGACTCGGCGCGCGACTGCTTCATCGCACGACGCGCCGGCAGCAGCTCACCGAAGTGGGCCGTCTGTACTACGAGCGCTGCAAACAGGCGCTCGCCGACGTCGCACTCGCCGAGGCGAGTGCGTCCGAACTGCAGGCGAGTCCGCGCGGCAATGTGCGGCTGGTTGCACCGGTGAGCTTCGGCAGTCAGGTGGTCGTGCCGGTATTGACCGACTATCTCGAGTGTCATCCGGACGTGAGCGTCGAACTGACGCTCGACAACCGCGTGCCCGAACTGCTCGACGAAGGCTACGAACTCGGCATCCAGATCGGCGATGTGAACGATGCGAGCCTGGTCGCGCGGCCGTTGCGGCCATATCGGCGGATCCTCGCGGCCGCGCCCGCGTACCTCGCGACACACGGGCAGCCGGAGCATCCCGAGCAGTTGAGCGCGCATGTGTGCCTCGGTCTCGCGTACTGGCGGCATCATGACCGTTGGCATCTGAGCGGACCCGACGGCGCAACGTGCGAAGTGCAGGTCAGCGGACGCTTCACGTCGAATCAGGGCAGCGCGTTGCGCATTGCCGCGCTGCACGGCGCGGGCATCGTGCTGCAACCGGAGCCGTTGCTGGCCGACGATATCGCTGCGGGTCGTTTAATACAGGTGTTGCCCGCGTGGTCGTACAAGCCCACGCCGATGCATCTGATCTACGCGCAGGATCGACGGCCGAGTGCGAAGCTGCGCAGCGTGATCGACTTCATCGTGCGGCGTCTTGGTCCCGATGCGGATGAGGGGGCGACGGTGTGGAGTGCCTTCGACTTGAGCCGTTGA
- a CDS encoding beta family protein — translation MLTYVPILRARDGEFEALRHMRDLVARSVMPLLEVQKQPSIKPTKPKPPLPGAKIRKPRAPKQPKSLQDYLSEVAAKLADAHRDRPFFVDMYAFGPTDRVESGEHVYTYFCGELQSLGMNFHAVVGVDRWSDAEYRAAIGRALHMNGGKALLRLEAEDLEDMADAEMFDDVLGDVMDECGLVAQSVPVLIDLGDIRGRPLMDLLPDVSAALEFLRTRGFVQVVIAGSSMPTSINEAVKKQNSAGFLRRVEMILWKALLPSTPGLHVVFGDYGVRNPRSNDNIAPDANGKIRYTIANEFFIVRGHSMAVYPNGEQMWGLADQIVTSPHYAKEDFSWGDAMVKVCSEHMIKGNSTQWISYDTSHHMAAVVAEVFEYSRATTGVSLLNRAY, via the coding sequence ATGCTTACTTATGTACCTATTCTTCGAGCACGCGACGGCGAGTTTGAGGCATTGCGTCATATGCGTGATCTGGTAGCTCGGTCTGTAATGCCGCTGCTGGAGGTCCAAAAACAACCTTCTATAAAGCCGACCAAGCCGAAACCCCCACTGCCGGGCGCGAAGATCCGCAAGCCGCGAGCCCCGAAGCAGCCCAAATCGCTCCAAGACTACCTGAGCGAAGTTGCGGCCAAGCTGGCAGATGCGCATCGGGATCGCCCGTTTTTTGTAGATATGTATGCATTTGGTCCCACGGATAGGGTAGAGAGTGGGGAGCATGTCTATACATACTTCTGCGGTGAGTTGCAATCTCTCGGCATGAACTTCCATGCCGTGGTCGGTGTCGATCGCTGGTCAGACGCAGAATACCGCGCGGCGATTGGGCGGGCTTTGCACATGAATGGTGGGAAAGCGCTTCTAAGACTTGAGGCAGAAGACCTTGAAGACATGGCCGACGCGGAAATGTTCGATGACGTGCTTGGCGACGTAATGGATGAGTGCGGGTTAGTGGCTCAGAGCGTGCCTGTTTTAATCGACCTTGGTGACATTCGTGGGCGTCCACTGATGGACCTGTTACCGGACGTTTCCGCTGCTCTTGAGTTCCTCCGCACGCGAGGATTCGTTCAGGTTGTTATCGCAGGATCTTCGATGCCGACGAGCATCAATGAAGCAGTGAAAAAGCAGAATTCCGCTGGATTCCTTCGGCGCGTTGAAATGATCCTGTGGAAAGCGCTGCTTCCGTCTACACCAGGGCTGCATGTCGTGTTTGGAGATTACGGAGTTCGCAACCCGCGATCAAACGACAATATCGCTCCAGACGCCAACGGCAAGATTCGCTACACCATCGCGAACGAATTCTTCATCGTTCGCGGGCACTCGATGGCCGTGTACCCGAACGGGGAGCAAATGTGGGGGCTGGCGGATCAGATTGTCACATCACCGCATTATGCCAAGGAAGATTTCAGTTGGGGCGACGCGATGGTTAAAGTTTGCAGCGAACACATGATCAAAGGTAATTCGACACAATGGATCTCTTACGACACAAGCCATCACATGGCTGCTGTTGTGGCCGAAGTATTCGAATACTCGCGAGCCACCACTGGCGTTAGCCTTTTGAACCGAGCGTACTGA
- the oxc gene encoding oxalyl-CoA decarboxylase: MSTAEIARPEAADESHDVPATTDGFHLVIDALKLNDIDTIFGLVGIPITDLARLAQAEGMRFIGFRHEQNAGNAAAISGYMTKKPGICLTVSAPGFLNGLTALANATTNCFPMILISGSSEREIVDLQQGDYEEMDQLNAAKPYAKAAYRVLHAEDIGVGIARAIRAAVSGRPGGVYLDLPAKLLAQTMDAAKAQKSLIKVIDAAPRQLPSPDSVKRALDVIRQAKRPLILLGKGAAYAQADAEIRALVEKSGIPYLPMSMAKGLLPDTHAQSASAARSFVLQEADCVVLIGARLNWLLAHGKGKTWGAAPKQFVQIDISPTEIDSNVAIAAPVIGDIGSCVSALLAGIDASFPKPSTEWTGAVDERKNKNLEKMAATLAKNPSPMGFHSALRAIRDVLKKRPDINVVNEGANTLDYARSIVDMYQPRKRFDSGTWGIMGIGMGFAVGAAVTSGTQVVAIEGDSAFGFSGMEIETICRYDLPVCTIVFNNNGVYRGTDVNPTGGKDVAPTVFVKNARYDKMIEAFGGIGFNATTPEELTHALEEAIRSGKPTLINAVIDEAAGTESGRLTNLNPQSAAMKKQD; this comes from the coding sequence ATGTCCACTGCCGAAATCGCGCGCCCTGAAGCGGCCGACGAATCCCACGACGTACCCGCAACGACCGACGGTTTTCACCTCGTCATCGATGCGCTCAAGCTCAACGACATCGACACGATCTTCGGTCTGGTCGGTATCCCGATCACCGATCTCGCGCGTCTCGCGCAAGCCGAAGGCATGCGCTTCATCGGCTTCCGGCACGAGCAGAACGCCGGCAACGCTGCCGCGATCTCGGGCTACATGACGAAGAAGCCCGGCATCTGCCTGACCGTGTCGGCGCCGGGCTTCCTGAACGGCCTCACGGCCCTCGCAAACGCGACGACGAACTGCTTCCCGATGATCCTCATCAGCGGCTCGAGCGAACGCGAGATCGTCGACCTGCAGCAAGGCGACTACGAAGAGATGGATCAGCTGAACGCCGCGAAGCCGTACGCAAAAGCGGCGTACCGCGTGCTGCACGCAGAGGACATCGGCGTGGGTATCGCGCGTGCGATCCGCGCGGCCGTGTCGGGTCGCCCTGGTGGCGTGTACCTCGATCTGCCGGCCAAGCTGCTCGCTCAAACGATGGACGCCGCGAAAGCGCAGAAGTCGCTGATCAAGGTCATCGACGCAGCACCGCGCCAGTTGCCCTCGCCTGACTCGGTGAAGCGCGCACTCGACGTGATCCGTCAGGCGAAGCGTCCGCTGATCCTGCTCGGCAAGGGCGCCGCGTACGCGCAGGCCGACGCGGAAATTCGCGCACTGGTCGAAAAGAGCGGCATTCCGTATCTGCCGATGTCGATGGCCAAGGGCCTGCTGCCCGACACCCACGCACAGTCCGCGTCGGCCGCGCGTTCGTTCGTGCTGCAGGAAGCCGATTGCGTCGTGCTGATCGGCGCGCGGTTGAACTGGCTGCTCGCGCACGGCAAGGGCAAGACGTGGGGCGCCGCACCGAAGCAGTTCGTGCAGATCGACATCTCGCCGACCGAAATCGACAGCAACGTTGCGATCGCCGCACCGGTGATCGGCGATATCGGTTCGTGCGTGTCGGCGCTGCTCGCAGGTATCGATGCGAGCTTCCCGAAGCCGTCCACCGAATGGACCGGCGCCGTCGACGAACGCAAGAACAAGAACCTCGAAAAGATGGCCGCAACGCTCGCGAAGAACCCGTCGCCGATGGGCTTTCATAGCGCACTGCGCGCGATCCGCGACGTGCTGAAGAAGCGCCCCGACATCAACGTCGTCAACGAAGGGGCGAACACGCTCGACTACGCGCGCAGCATCGTCGACATGTACCAGCCGCGCAAGCGCTTCGATTCCGGCACGTGGGGAATCATGGGCATCGGCATGGGCTTCGCCGTCGGCGCGGCCGTGACGAGCGGCACGCAGGTCGTCGCGATCGAAGGCGACAGCGCATTCGGTTTCAGCGGCATGGAGATCGAGACGATCTGCCGTTACGACCTGCCTGTCTGCACGATCGTGTTCAACAACAACGGCGTGTATCGCGGCACCGACGTGAATCCGACCGGCGGCAAGGACGTCGCACCGACCGTGTTCGTGAAGAACGCGCGCTACGACAAGATGATCGAGGCATTCGGCGGCATCGGCTTCAACGCGACGACGCCCGAAGAACTCACCCATGCACTCGAAGAGGCGATCCGCTCGGGCAAACCGACGTTGATCAACGCTGTCATCGACGAAGCGGCCGGCACCGAAAGTGGCCGTCTGACGAACCTGAATCCGCAAAGCGCGGCAATGAAAAAGCAAGACTGA
- a CDS encoding ImmA/IrrE family metallo-endopeptidase: MSDVKVIKSDEQYHEYLEAVHSLMRRHPAPGSNDAERLELLSVLVDSYEAYRYPVEAPDPVDAILFRMQERGLKQSDLVPYFGTRSRVSEVLGRKRPLTVPMIRALAVGLGISAETLIGLASANEEKSEESVDWSKFPVNEMIARGWLSKFSSKASSDENDLVKNFIADVGLQFGSMAFRRTIGGQAYSPTTKYALHAWLARVIQKARALKDSSRSFSADVLSADFLREIAQLSWFEQGPVLAVEFLEKHGIVVVMEPQLKGTALDGAALKDGDGTPIIALTLRQDRLDNFWFTLLHEVAHLWKHVGLDETFLDDLDASSEDRREVEANRLAREAFIPRVSWKRSDAFVSPSKENIDALARELKISPAVIAGRLRRELNNYQLFNDIVGYDQVRRLFVGRLGQGV; encoded by the coding sequence ATGAGCGACGTAAAGGTAATTAAATCGGACGAGCAGTATCACGAGTATCTTGAAGCGGTTCATTCATTAATGCGGCGGCATCCCGCTCCAGGAAGCAATGATGCCGAGCGACTTGAATTGTTATCAGTATTGGTCGACTCGTATGAAGCATATAGATACCCTGTAGAGGCGCCTGATCCTGTGGACGCGATTCTATTTCGGATGCAGGAGCGTGGGCTCAAGCAGTCCGATCTGGTGCCCTATTTTGGCACGCGCAGTAGGGTTTCGGAAGTTTTGGGGAGGAAGCGGCCGTTAACCGTGCCGATGATTAGGGCATTGGCCGTAGGTCTTGGGATTTCCGCAGAGACCTTAATTGGGTTGGCATCGGCCAATGAAGAGAAGTCTGAGGAATCGGTTGACTGGTCGAAGTTCCCGGTCAATGAAATGATCGCACGGGGCTGGTTGTCAAAATTTTCATCAAAGGCATCATCGGATGAAAACGACCTGGTGAAGAACTTTATTGCTGACGTTGGCCTACAGTTTGGCAGCATGGCGTTTCGTCGCACGATAGGCGGGCAAGCATATTCGCCGACTACTAAATACGCACTTCATGCTTGGCTCGCGAGGGTCATTCAGAAAGCGCGAGCCTTAAAGGATTCGTCGAGGTCGTTTTCAGCTGACGTCCTTTCGGCAGACTTCCTGCGCGAAATTGCGCAACTCAGCTGGTTTGAGCAGGGGCCGGTGTTGGCGGTTGAGTTTTTGGAAAAACACGGGATAGTTGTTGTGATGGAGCCGCAGTTAAAGGGCACAGCGCTTGACGGTGCTGCTTTGAAGGATGGTGATGGCACGCCGATCATTGCATTAACTTTGCGCCAAGATCGCCTCGACAACTTTTGGTTTACCTTGCTACATGAGGTGGCGCATCTATGGAAGCATGTGGGGCTGGATGAAACATTTCTCGACGATTTGGATGCATCAAGTGAGGATCGACGCGAGGTTGAGGCTAATAGATTGGCACGTGAGGCATTTATTCCTCGCGTGAGCTGGAAACGCAGTGACGCATTTGTCTCGCCGAGCAAGGAGAATATAGATGCACTTGCTCGTGAATTGAAGATCAGCCCCGCAGTTATTGCAGGCCGACTGCGGCGAGAGTTGAATAACTATCAGCTCTTTAACGACATTGTCGGCTATGACCAAGTGAGGCGGCTTTTCGTAGGCCGTTTGGGACAGGGAGTATAA
- a CDS encoding LysE/ArgO family amino acid transporter has protein sequence MLDTSAFIEGLLLGAGLFTSVGPKDAFVIKRSLTSRHLFSIAIVCAGSDALLIALGAGGFAAFLARMPMLSAIALWTGIVYLACYGLLALRSAIRGAQHPDVTQTATSDSLAHTLLATASVSLLNPYAWIDTVLVVGSLTANRTPGLRWPFALGATTASLWWFVCLTYGSRACRPLFARASAWRALDAFVAIMMLGVAAHLVVQNL, from the coding sequence ATGTTAGACACCTCTGCCTTCATCGAAGGCCTGCTGCTCGGTGCCGGTCTGTTCACGTCGGTCGGTCCTAAAGACGCCTTCGTCATCAAGCGCTCGCTCACGAGCCGTCATCTTTTTTCCATCGCTATCGTTTGTGCAGGCAGCGACGCGCTGCTGATCGCACTCGGCGCAGGAGGCTTCGCTGCGTTTCTTGCCCGCATGCCGATGCTGTCCGCGATCGCGCTATGGACAGGCATCGTGTATCTCGCGTGCTATGGATTGCTCGCGTTGCGCTCGGCTATTCGCGGCGCACAACATCCGGACGTCACGCAGACAGCGACCAGCGACTCGCTTGCGCACACACTGCTCGCGACTGCATCCGTCTCGCTGCTCAATCCGTATGCGTGGATCGATACGGTGCTCGTCGTCGGATCGCTCACGGCGAACCGGACCCCCGGATTGCGCTGGCCGTTCGCATTGGGTGCGACGACGGCGTCGCTCTGGTGGTTCGTGTGTCTCACGTACGGTTCGCGTGCGTGCCGCCCGCTCTTTGCACGCGCATCCGCGTGGCGCGCACTCGATGCGTTCGTCGCGATCATGATGCTCGGCGTCGCCGCGCACCTCGTTGTGCAAAACCTCTAG
- a CDS encoding 4-oxalocrotonate tautomerase — protein MGEIIACLSEPPTTRHCMHGRIIRCAAHRETRGTVMPILHLQMHPGRTPEQKRAFVREVTRAAVETLTCPPESVDVIITEVPRDAWAKAGKLLADS, from the coding sequence ATGGGTGAAATCATCGCATGTTTATCGGAGCCGCCGACCACGCGACACTGCATGCACGGGCGCATCATCCGCTGCGCCGCTCACCGGGAAACCCGAGGAACTGTCATGCCTATCCTGCACCTGCAAATGCACCCGGGCCGCACGCCGGAACAGAAGCGCGCATTCGTACGCGAAGTGACGCGCGCCGCCGTCGAGACGTTGACCTGCCCACCCGAAAGCGTCGACGTCATCATCACCGAAGTGCCGCGCGATGCATGGGCGAAAGCCGGCAAACTGCTTGCAGACAGCTGA